The following proteins come from a genomic window of Dreissena polymorpha isolate Duluth1 chromosome 1, UMN_Dpol_1.0, whole genome shotgun sequence:
- the LOC127857139 gene encoding uncharacterized protein LOC127857139 has product MSSTGKHKSAMMSAEVTPGPSTDVEKAIAEGDTNASPPSKKIKTETEDTNSYMKRTFDARRSFITVELPPIIEVKETYPELFTDKQIMMEFQRITDIDLDISLQRYCVDHKQDISDMCRRIPSAKDILTQAEMVKKEIPALEPYWDMVVSLCLIPYMMKENLCDMVIEIGEDEQVDPKGKIVPVLISKGKVFSSDEFILVVEEEIVQVFEEFTIAFASLFATYWIFNMEYPDTLLNTYNFIQKVMVNLKDGSGLPNLCREIQQKLIKLGKTRSNKEKPK; this is encoded by the coding sequence ATGTCCAGTACTGGGAAGCACAAGAGTGCTATGATGTCTGCCGAAGTCACGCCAGGACCGTCCACTGACGTTGAGAAAGCAATTGCAGAGGGCGACACCAATGCATCGCCACCTAGCAAGAAAATAAAGACAGAAACGGAAGACACAAACTCGTACATGAAAAGAACATTTGACGCTCGGAGAAGCTTCATAACTGTGGAGTTACCTCCCATCATTGAGGTTAAGGAAACATACCCAGAGTTGTTCACGGATAAGCAGATCATGATGGAGTTTCAGCGAATCACTGACATTGACCTAGATATTTCCCTCCAGAGGTACTGTGTTGACCATAAGCAAGACATTAGCGACATGTGCCGCCGGATACCAAGTGCAAAGGACATTCTGACCCAAGCAGAGATGGTCAAAAAGGAAATTCCGGCCCTTGAGCCCTACTGGGACATGGTTGTCTCCCTTTGTCTCATACCTTACATGATGAAGGAGAATCTCTGTGACATGGTGATCGAAATCGGTGAAGACGAGCAAGTTGATCCGAAAGGTAAAATTGTACCAGTTCTCATTTCTAAGGGCAAGGTTTTCAGCAGCGATGAGTTTATTCTTGTCGTTGAGGAAGAGATTGTACAAGTGTTCGAAGAGTTTACTATTGCATTTGCCAGTCTGTTTGCCACCTACTGGATCTTTAATATGGAGTATCCAGACACGCTGTTGAACACTTACAACTTCATTCAGAAAGTGATGGTAAATCTTAAAGACGGGAGTGGATTGCCTAACCTGTGtcgagaaattcagcagaagctGATCAAGCTAGGGAAGACGCGATCAAATAAGGAAAAACCCAAGTGA